The genomic DNA GAGAATTCAATTACCTAATAATTATATTGACCCATTCTCACAGTCCCCCTAGTGCAACACAGAAGTTAGAAGAGtaaatttttcatgaaaaaaatgccaaacacaaaaaaaaaaaaactcattaccTTTATCTATTGTTGTAGATTTGTGACAAATTTTGAGCAAACCCTTTGAGTAAGTGTCAATATGACATTTATATGTAAAGAACAGACAATTCCACTTGGTAGAAAACTATCATCCATAAAGAATTCTTTACTCCAAAAACTTAAATTATAGAAGAATTCATGCaccaaaatacattttatttctaGAATTAATTATTAACATAACATGTGAAAAATAAGATGAATTAATATCAACCACATCAATGCTTAGTTAAGTATTAACATCAGCAGATgaattctttcaacaaaaacattAGCAGATGAAAAAGTCACCTtgtctttaaaaataataattagcagatgaattataattataaaaaaagcaCTTGAGgaacaataaaatatttgaaaaacgaaaataaattttagagaaaagaaTAATGCAAATTACCATTTTGCAATGACAAAAATTGAAGCCTTCAgccttcttcatctttttccctTACTCTCCTCTACAATCTAACGTAAAACAAAGGCCAATAGAAAAGATGAGAAACAAATACTCTATACATGGCACTGTTGGTGCTCTATTACAATTTTTGTAAGttgtaaatatcaaaataaaactgaagggaagtttttttttttggtgtgtgATTAGTGAgggtagattttttttctttaaggctgattttttttttttataacttccATTAAGTAAGGGCAttttggaatttaaaaaaaaggctacaccaaaatatagtattgcctttattaataggtatagatataGATTATTTTAAGTCAATATAAAAGTTATTTCAACTTCACATTAATCGaaagttaagaaaaaattaactttcttGCAACTCCTTTAATCAAAGTTAAGGCTTCAACTATGGTTTCAACCAATGCTAAAGTcacacttgaaatttttaacgaTTGCTAATTTTAACTCTTTTTGGAACTATTGTTtggaacaaaattttgtttaaatttgaagataacaaaatataaactttgtttaaaaaaaaaaaccaaactttagttttccaaatagatggcattaattagttttattgaaaaagctAAAAGTAATTGACAAATCGTAtctttaaaatacaaaaaagacaGTTACATAGGAACGAAAAATTCACcctaaaaagacacttaaaaatAAACAGAGGGAGTAGTAAAAAACAATCAAGATGAAATTGTAAAAAAGTCATCTTAAAAACTATATTGTAGATCAAATATGTGATGGAAaactcaaaaatattatttataaaataaatgaatagtttgtaaaaaaaaaaaaatataatagttcTGCAAAATGGTGAAAATAGTGAACCAAAACTGAAATTAAGATATATGGGTAGATTTGATTTGTCATATATATTGCCAGTTTGCCACATTGGTAATACAAGCTTCAGAGCTTTTCTTATTCAATCCTAATAAGTTACAATTTTGCCCTAACTAATCCTAATTAAGTACATCCAATTTTGGAAGAAATAGGTTCAAATTTAAACTTTGGAAGCCACGCATAGCGAAAAAAGACAGATTGAGCAGCAGGAATAGGTGCTCCTTGTTTGACAAGACACTCAGTATCAGAAACAGCCAAGAGTGCTTGATCAATTCCAATATATGATTGAAATCCAGTGCAATTAAGCTTCACTTGTGATTGAGGACAGCCACAATTGTTGGTTATGCTAACTCTCCACACTGGCATGCCATGTGCAAAGTCATGTGTTTCGTAATGCTTAATGCTAATGTCACTCAAAGTGCACATCCCATAAGCTGCaatatatatatgaacaatGTATTAAACATTTgaagttaaaaataatttctatcaaaaacaataataagcaTTTTGCTATTGTATAATCTTTGAGGGTATAAATGGCTTGTGAAAATTACCATCATATGCATGTTAGAGATGAAAGGTAGTATATTACTTACCTTGGAAAACGAGTGCAAGGAATACAGTGAGTGAGAGAAGCTTGAAAATTGAAGACATTTGAGATTTAAGATTGTGATTGTAATAGTGTGCTTGTGCAAGTGTTCATTTGACTTTATATATAGGATTAAGTGGTAACGACGCtatacaaattatttattttacttttctttcctttatcATCGGgacacgatttttttttttttttgtagtggatagggtttgaaccccaaactttgcatattttatgtattttccataccaccaactgagctaaactcacgaggacaggACCCGAATTATCTAGAATAACCCGTTACAATATTGcattcaataaaatatatttttctcatataatatatttcaaaaaaaattaaaaaaaaagctggtttttattttagtcaaaaagctggttttttttttttttttaaggaaatgcatTTGATAGTTGTGATTGTGATTAAATCAGTAAAGCGTTAAAACGAATATTTCTCTAATGTAATCCTTTACATAATTGTgattaataatttctttaatttatttgctATTTTGATGATTTGGTCAATGATATGCATTAAAGTTATTAATTTCCTTTGATTGCATCTTTTTCATCATGTCTCAATTAACCTTATTTTACTACTCCATCTGTTTCAAAAttaaatgagtgtcgttttagctaAAAGAAAtggtttcaaaatgaatgtcacttttagTTTCCAGTGcattaataactttttcttttcaattgtacctttcaattaatattgtgttacACTActtctaaaatattattttttctttaattaaaaacaaaccaataattgattaggataatttggtaaaattgctatgacatttAACTACtatatttcattccttaatatgtgtgcaattggctaaaacgacactcattttaaaacggagggagtataaatatACTCTCTGATGTCTATCTCTATCTCTTctctatctttatctttattatagacatttgcgctattttttttttaaagtacacGTGGCAACCTATTATGAAAAGATCATTTAATGTTATTACTTATGTACACACAAtttacatttaatattttttatcaaccAATCAGAATGGATCAtgactcataatttttttcttagccAATCAAAAGAGATCATGactcatttaatttttatgagccaatcaaaattgatcatgacatgatttttttttctatatataaacaatttgtttttcattatctTCATCTACCTCTTCCtctcataaaataaaagacatttTGTGTTCATAATTTAGGTTTAGAGTGTACTTTTTATGATTGTTTTTCATTGTGGTTGTATTTATGTGCCTTTTTGTTATAGCATGTAGGTGTAAAAATTCTGTATTTAGTTttccttcaaatattttttttatccatagttctgtttttttttttccttctatttaaCTATTTGCATTTTCAAGGTAACAAAATTCATGCTATTGTATGAAGAAATATGATCTACAAATTTTAGAaggatttgaatgaaggaaagGTCTACTTTGATGTTGCGCTACAAATCTTAGAGCTTATTGGACAACGAAACATGAATACAAACTAAATTTTGTGAAATCATGCGGAGTGGATAGTGTACTTTTAGatatttcaattcaaatattgGTTTGGTGTTTCTTATTATGTCGTTTATACGTATAATATTGTTCGGATTAGTTTTTTCATCACAACATTATTTTCGATCTTAAAGTGGTAGTACAATCATTTTAAACAATtgtaaatttgaaacaattaatTGGACTCAAGTGGTTAACGAGCTCTactaaaaagataaattatttaagaaaatttgagtttggttattttgtaaaataattcttGATAAGACTTTAATTTCTTCTTTGCAAGAATTACTCGTGTCCTTTTCCTCCATGACCGGAGGGTTAAccccaacaacaaaaacatagtAGATTTTTTCCactatatttttaaacaaaactatAGCTAATTAGTCCCCTCcaaagaaatataaattaattgttGCATAAATGTGACCTTCCTTTTGTTTCAAGATAAATGACTTTTGTTACTAAATGATTAATGATACACATAAATGCATCAATCATGCAAGATAAATAtggaagatatttttttttttggcaaaagaTGCAAGATaaatcaactgagttaagctcacgataTTTGTTTGACCAAATAAGTGAAGgatattattatgaattttattttatgaataacTGGAAAAGAcatttgtattttatatatgtCATCACTTATATTATACGTCATTCAAGTCATTGATAATTTCCAAGCCAATCAGATTCAAAACACTTAAAAAAGGAAcatgatgtaaaaaaaattagcatttatttacaatattcttttttatttctttcgaatattacaatttttttttatggtgtatCAATGTATGCaacaaaataatagtaaatggaagaaaaaaaaattaaaaccgtaTATATTAATGTATATGCTCTTTGCTAAaaccatttattattattgaatgaatatgcatgtttttttttttgctaacaaattttttattatttttttgttactgcGAACGAATGAATATGCATGTGCTATTAATAATCGAAATTAATGACTATAATGATTTATACtatcaataatattaatgaaatGATCTCTCAAAACCTCTAAAAAGGTAGTCTtatgaaaagagaaatgataacaacacacattttaacacacacttttcaacatactttttttattagttaaaatgTGTACGGGTCCCACCAAATCATGTGAGACCCATATAGATTTTGTGGAACTCATGTGagttttaaccaatcaaagagaatctgttaaaaaatgtatgttaaaatgtgtgttgctagcGTTACTTATTATGCAAAAGGAATGAAATTACTTTCCTTGAAAACCCGTAAAGGTTATTGTCCCCATTTTCTTATTTGATTTCTTCAATTTAATTGCAATCAACATTTGGTCTTCACATTTTTTTCCCAATCATAGACACTCAAGTGTACATATTTTTCAAATGGAAAGGaattatttagaaaaaaccttGCATTAATTTATATCATGATGTGATCCTAAAATTCTCTCTCTTGACAAGAATAATAAAAGTCATTGTGgaataaaagaaccaaattaattttgggttcaaagttttattttcatAGGTCATGATATGTCTGTCTTGTTTTGGCTATATCTGGAGCTCTGGATGTCCGTTTGAGGTGATCTTTAACTCGTTGGAAAGCTTACGAAATTCTCTACATTTCATCTATTTGATTCAAGAGCAAATTCGGAATATTTAATGGTGCAGAATGAGCTGTAAGTAGAAGACGTGGTTAAAGTATGTTAGCTGAAGAATTAAAGGTGGTGTTTGTGGAATTGTAACGTCTAGCCATAATAAGCCTTCACAAATCAATGTGCAAATGAATATTTAACCTTCTCATGCATTGATCAGCCACCAACTTTAAAGATCCAATTAAATTGTAATCTCTTTTGTAATAACTAGCCACCTAGGAGTTATAACACTAATTATGCTATGATTGTAAGCTTTTCAGCATCCAAGCCTATTTTCTATATAAAGGGGGCGAAAATAATGAAGGGGACAAatagaattttgataaaaaaaaaaacactttgtgtgttgtgaagctttgcttctttttggttctggattgaaccaagTTTATCGAATCTTATCAATGGCTTCCTTAACATTGTGGCGATTCCTCAAGACTTAGCATTCCTTCTTGGATTGGAAGTGAATGTGACGCATTCTTTCACCATTTCTTTCCCCAAATCCatctttttatttacttttattccTATATAATTTCTGTCCTTTATCATATCATGAGATTAAAAGTTGGAAATTAATATATCTTAATGTTctcataacaataaaaaatagcaacaaaaaaaaaaggcgcACCATACAAGTATGTTCCTTTTTTTACTCATATAAACATACTATCTTTTCCcgtaaaaaaacatattcatctttttttttttaataattttatttaggtGAGATTTTTTGTGTGTCAATATCTCTCTTTATTTAGGTGAGTTGAGTCCAAAGAGAAAACATCAAGGCTCAAAGAGAGATTACAAACGTATATATGTATTATCCATCGAGAATGTCCTAACGCTGATAGCGAGAATCATACTCACACAATGGGGATCAGAGTCAATTTATTATCAACTAAATCAACATATATCGACAATCTAAGCACATTCTCAATCACACTATaaatctttatctttataataaatatttgtctTACATtacattttttgacaaaaataatgtAATGCAAGACAAATGTTTATTATATAAAGTACACGTGGCGATCTCTCATTTCCTACCTCATTTAATGCTatgatatttcatttttataaaacaaaatattcaaataaatatttaaaattgtccatgatgattatggtaccattctaaattaaatgttttttatatcaaaaaaattaaatgttttttatatcAGCATTTACacgaaaaatcaattatatccatatttatttttttgggtcaaattaTGCCCATATATATTAATTGTGGGCGTTTActaatttgtttaataaatgTCTTTCAAGTGGTACTAACATGTTTTCCAAATTCAACTTTCAATTTATGAATTTCTCCCATTTAGTATCAAAAACATATATTCTTACTAAACGAAGATTTGGTTCAATTGTCGTGAGTTTTGCTTTTACTGCTAACGTGAAAACTTCTTGATGGGTGATACGTAAGCATCTCGATTAGAGCTTGATAAATCTCAAAATCTACCCTAATTCAAACAAGTCCTTGGAGTCTGACTCACTAAACTttcacatataaaaaaataaataaattaaaaataacaagtttattttgtttgaaaaacgttcacaattcaaaatatattatcttattttttttcaaatgtattTGGTAATTTTGAATATGTCCACCAACAAGGATATTTTTCTTCTGGTGAATTTTAATGGAATGCTTACTAACAAGTATATACATCAtcgttcataaaaaaataaataatacacatCATcgtaaatgtaaatattttattcaatttgatgtaaatatgatttattttctatttaaatgACCGAATAAGTATACCACTTCTTTTTACAATCACACCCCTTAATTAAGGGAATACTTAATATGACATTTCttttttacttaattaaaaaaaaatatcacatcatttaaaatgttaaataaatatgtaatttaTCAGCTCAAGTAACACATCAATATTTTTCATGGTTAATTTCTAGCAAATACCAAAAGTCTTCTCATGGATAATCGTATTAGGCTAAGCGTAACCACAAAGATGAACTTTACAACACATCTTCGTCCTAATCTTTAACCCACCACGTATATGAGCCATCTCATTTATATGTTTCTCACCACATACGCTTGCATCCAATATGGAGTTTTAACTCATATATGacatatttttgaatttaaatttttgaattctttttattgttttgacgTTTGACGCTCTAGGGTTCCGCTCTAGGGTTCCGTTCACAAAGTTCCGGCCACGGTGGTGGTCCATTTCTTCTCATTTTTGCCCGAATCCTCTCACCGTTCTGCTTGCATAGTCATGTTTGACTGGCAGACGGAGCTTCGTCCTCCTCCCACCCCAGTTGTTATTCCTTCACACATCGGCACTACAGATCCTCTGCCTCTGGTTCTAAATAATGTTTCCCCCACTCCAATTGTTGCACCTACGCAGCTGGCGAAACCTTCTTTTGCACAGGCTCTACGCGGTCCTCCGACAAGTTCTGACCCTCTCCCGCTGCCTTCTATCCGTGGTGACATGCTATCTGTGTCAATTTCAGCCACTGCATATACTCGGGGCGTTGATTACTGTAAGATCAATCTCCGTGGGCGTTTGGTATTAAGCAAAGGAGACAAACCATATGTAACCAAGGATATCACTGCCAAATTACAGACACTATGGAAAGTCAAAGGGCCCTGGGATATGCTCTCTCTTGGCCGAGGTTTTTACGAATTTTTCTTTGCATCACAAGAAGATATACGTTCCGTGTGGGTGGCTGGCACTGTAAGCTTGAAACCGGGTCTTCTAAGACTTTTCGAATGGACCAAGGACTTCAACCTGCACACTCACCGACAAACTCATACACAAGTATGGATTCGGTTGTGGGAGCTCCCACaggaatattggatggagaggaCTCTATATGAAATTGTGGGCGTTGTGGGAACGCCGCTTCTGATTGATAATGTCACAAGGAACAGACTATATGGACATTATGCACGGATTCTTGTGGACTTGGATCTCTCAAAGAAGGTTTTCTATGAGGTGTTGGTCGAACGGGAGGGTTTCTCTTTCCCCGTTGCTATCGAATATGAAGGACTTCCAGACTTTTGCACACACTGCCACAATATTGGTCACCATATCAATTCATGTCGTAGGCTACACCCCCGCAGGGAGGAAACACATGAGCAGCCGCCGGTAGTTGGAAAGAAATCTCTAGACAATGGTAAGACACTAATCCATTCGCAGAAATCAAAGCCAGCATGGGAGCCGAAGGATAATCCAGAGGGCATTGGATCATCAAAGGCGTTTGCAGCAACGGATATAGGCCAGAATGGTGATGTGATAGACACCAGTATTTCTGCTCCTACACAGCATCATGTTCAAGGCACAGTACCTGATGATTTGACCGACAAATAGCACACAGATGGCATATATATGACAGCGGAATTGATAGATAAGGATTCGAAGCGAACCATTCAGAATACCAATCCACAGTTGGTTGAAACTCACACTTTTGAGGTTCAGTCTGATGCAACAAATCATTCCCATGACCGGCTACCGAGTAGTTCAGTACATGTGTTAGAGGAGATTACTGATGTGAACATAGGCAGGGTTGATGGGGAAATTGTGCAACATGACATTACTGCAGAATCCGAGCATGTTGAATCAGAACACGCAGCAACCCATAATACTGAAGATGCAGAGGTCAATTTATCTATACAACCTGAAGTCCACAGTAGCAGAAACATACAGAATGATCTTGACTTATGGGCCAGAATCCGTGAATATGAGCAGAAAATGGCTGAGGAAGGTTACACTCAAGTCTTATCCAAATCGCAGCAGCAGAAGCTTAAAAAGCAAGTTATTGGCAAGCCTTATCAGACCCATGCAAAGGGTGGTTCTTCTCCATCTTCCCAATGATTCTTTTAGATTGGAATGTTAGAGGTATTGGCAATGTCGATACCaaaattgcattaaaaaatttctttacaTCTCATAAgcctttattaatttttctggCGGAACCGATGATTGCTTTTGATAGTTGAttagataaaaccgcaagtgcacggtcttaccgaagtagtatgaaaagagtatcgttccgacagggagttatgaattcaatcaactttagataatgattagactaaaggtttataagatagaaaagtttgggtttttaattaaaagcaaataataaaataaaagataaaagccttggggttattggttcatccgAACGagaagtccttctcaaaccaaactattaaacttataactttatgttagacctaatttctcaagacagtttctcttttgttcctctagcaaccaagcctatttcgctgacttgattactattagattttggttcctctaacaaccaagcctatttcgctgacttgatcattattagttcccttgaagatcgaaactatatgtctcaaagatcgtaaagactatttcgctgcctttacaatctttgtctaaattcacttgttcgaatatcaaagctccactttcgttttatgaattgatatttgagatgatggataaacaattatcaaaccctccactttcgtttccacagtttgataatggttgatccatgttaaagcggtgaatttagataaggaattagggttacataagattaaggtttaaagcttggtttgattaggattatgtcattagacttatccaacaatcccaagacaagagaagtctactcactaatgttcatcgtagataaggggaagaagagagaaagcataaaagtaaataacaagaaagtaaatgaacttttattagaaagacaattgtcacatattgtattccaagaaaagatgaatatttgtgatggatggctactctatttatagcatacatttga from Medicago truncatula cultivar Jemalong A17 chromosome 8, MtrunA17r5.0-ANR, whole genome shotgun sequence includes the following:
- the LOC120577312 gene encoding uncharacterized protein, with translation MSSIFKLLSLTVFLALVFQAYGMCTLSDISIKHYETHDFAHGMPVWRVSITNNCGCPQSQVKLNCTGFQSYIGIDQALLAVSDTECLVKQGAPIPAAQSVFFRYAWLPKFKFEPISSKIGCT